DNA sequence from the Leptospirillum ferrooxidans C2-3 genome:
CGAGCTCGGGGGAACGGATCAGCTCTTCAATCTACTCGTTGGCCGGGACTTGATGAGGAATCATGAAATGTCTCCCCAGGTGGTCATGACCATGCCTCTGTTGGTCGGTCTTGATGGAGAAAGGAAAATGAGCAAGAGTCTGAAAAATGCCATCGGTCTCCTTGATGGTCCGGATGAAATGTTTGGAAAAGTGATGTCCATACCCGATGCGTTGATGGCTGACTGGCTGACTCTTCTGACGGATCTTCCCCTCTCGCTCCTGTCGGGACATCCAAGAGATGCAAAAATGGCTTTGGCTTCAGCGATTGTGGGACGCTTTCATGGCCGGGAAACTGCGGATCTGTCCAGGGAAAATTTTATCAGGACTTTTTCGAGGAGGGAGACTCCACTCGAGATGCCGGAATTCTTTCTTGAAGAACCGTTTCCCCTGAAGCTTTCGACCATTATGGTGAAGGTTGGCGCGGCTCCCAGCGAGTCGAAGGCAAAGCAGCTGATTCAACAAAAATCAGTGGATATTGACGGAACGACTGTCGTCGATCCCTTTCATGTGATGCAATCTGCGGGCTTTCAGATGAGAGTCGGAAAACGTTTCCATTGCAGGGTTCTAAAATCATGACTCCAATCCTTACCGCTCGGAAGCGTTCAATTTTAACCTTTCCGGGACCAATCGTTTTTTTAATGGTGTTGATCCTATTTTTTCCGGGGAATGAAACAGTGTATGCGCTTGAGGCCGGAGAGGTTTCCCTGCCGGAGGATACCATATCGAAGCTTTCGATCGAGTCGCACCTCTACCATCAGGAGCTTGGGAAGAAATCCCTGTCGGTCTATGGCGTTGCCCAGGTTGCGGATGATCGGGTTTCCGATGTGACCGTTCCTGTTCTTGGACTCGGTGCCCAGGTGGCAGGCCATGTTCATGGGGTTTATGCGGATTTTGGGGACTTTGTCCGAAAGGGCCAGCCACTGGTCCGGATTTATAGTCCGGATTATATCGATGCCCAGGCAGCCTATCTTGGAGCCATTGCTCTCTTGAAAGCCTCTCCAGGGGATTCGGCTTCTCTGGCCGTGGTCGCTTCGGCGACTGAGCGGCTCAGAAATATGGGGGTCTCCGCTCATGAGATCCAGGCCCTCAAGCGATCAGGACATCCCCACCGGGAGCAGGTTATCCACTCCCAGATCAATGGGGTTGTTTTGGTCAAAAATGTGGTCAAGGGGCAGACGATCACGGCGGGACAAAGGCTTTTTGAGATTGGGAATATCGATGTCATCAGAATCAACGGACATGTGCCTCAGGAGATGGTCCACCGGATTCATCTTGGCGATCCCCTTAAGGTGTTTCTTCCCGATGGGGAAAAAAACGTTTCCGGGCATGTTGTCTACATTAGCCCTGTTGAAGATCCGGTGACCCGTACTGTTCTGGTCAGGGGGCTATTCCCCAATCGTCCTCTCAGGATTCGTCCGGGGATGTTTGTGACGATGAAGATCGGTCTGTCGGGGAGTACTCCCCGATTCTGGCTACCGCGCCGGGCGGTTTATCTGGTCAGTGGACGATCTGTTGTTTTTACAGAAAACACTCCTGGTCATTTTCACATGGTTCCTGTCAAAAGGGGGAACGCTTGGGCCGGACGAGTTCCTGTCAGCGGTCCATTTCCTCCATCCCCCATGATCGTTGACCAGAATGGATATTGGGTCAAGGCGCAGTTTGAACGCATGAAGAAATCGGGAAACTGAGGGTGTCCAGGCGATATTTCAGCTGGGTTCTCGAGAACCGGTTCCTGATTTTTGCAATGGCTCTTTTTATCCTGGGGGCCGGGATCCTTTCCATCCGTCAACTCACAGTGGATGCCTTGCCGGATGTGGCTCCGGTCTCTGTAACGATTCTGACCGAGGTTCCCGGCATGGCTCCTGTGGAAGTTGAGCGTCAGGTGACCAATACCATCGAGATGGTTATGAACGGTATTCCTGGTGTTGTCAGAATCCGTTCAAAGACGCTGTTCGGCCTTTCGCAAGTCACGGTGCTATTTCGTCCGGATGTGGATATCTATCGGGCGAGATCCCAGATGATGGAGCGGTTGTCCGAAACCCGGGGCTCCCTTCCTTCCGGAGTCTCTCCCACTTTGGGGGCCGTATCGACCCCGACAGGAATTATTTATCGCTATACCCTTGAAGGGCAGGGGAAGGATCTGATGCAGCTCCGGACCCTTCAGGACTGGGTGGTCAAACGTCAGCTTCTGACCGTTCATGGGGTTGCGGGAGTTCTGTCCTACGGAGGATACGTCAAAGGTTATTTCGTCAATATCGATCCCCATAAACTTCTTGCCCACCATTTGACTTTTTCTCAGGTTCTCCCGGTTTTTTCTGCCAACAACGAAAATGTTGGTGGAGGGTTCGTCAATACAGGAGGAGAGACCTATCTTGTCAGGGGGGTTGGTCGACTGATTGGACGAAAGGATCTTGAGCGTCTGGTGGTCTCTTATGACAATGGAATTCCAGTCCGGATCAGTGACATTGCCCAGGTTGAGATCTCTCCGGAGGTTCGAAGGGGGGCCGCCCTTCTGGACGGAAGGGAGGTTGTGAAGGGGTCGGTGATCATGCTTCGGGGAGAGAATGCCCTCAAGACGCTTGACCGGATCAACAAGAAAGTTGAGGAAATCAATAGCCATCTTCTTCCCCCCGGTGTGAAAATTGTTCCCTTTTCCCAGGCAGCACCACTGATCACATCGGCTATCAGGACCGTTGTTCACTCTCTTCTCGAGGGCTCTGTCCTCGTTCTTTTGGTTCTGGTCCTTTTCCTTGGTCGTCCTGGCGCATCCCTTGTTGTGGCTTTGACGTTGCCAATGTCAATCCTGATGACCTTTCTGGTCATGAGCCGGATTCATCTGACCGCAGACCTGATGAGTCTTGGCGGGATTGTGATCGGCATTGGCATGATGGTTGATGGATCGATTGTGATGGTCGAGAATATGGAACACCTTTTTCCCCAGGGTGGGGAAGGAATCCCCCCATGGGAGATCCGTGATGCCGCCCTTGAGGTTTTTCGTCCGATTCTCTTTGCAATTGCGATTATTGCTGCCGTCTTTCTCCCCATCCTTTACCTTCCGGGTATACCCGGGAAGATGTTTTCTCCCATGGCAAAAGCCATTCTGATTTGTCTCGGGGCCTCTCTCTTTTTGACAATGACACTGGTTCCCCCACTGATGACGTTTGTACGGGGGCGGCAGGATGGACTCCTGGCGCGTTTGGGTGAATGGATCTTTCAGAGGGTCAAGCGCGGATATGGAAAGATTTTGGCGGTCTCCCTCAGGTATCGTTGGTGGGTATTGGCTACCGGAGCGTTGACGATTCTTTTGGGGGGAGTCGCCCTCTCAAGGATTGGAACAGAGTTTATCCCTGTTCTGGATGAGGGATCTCTCCTGATTATTGCGGATTTGTGGCCTTCCGCCTCGATGGATGAGACGGCCAATGCCAGCAGGGTCATCGATACGATTCTTCAC
Encoded proteins:
- the tyrS gene encoding tyrosine--tRNA ligase → MTAPERVSQSEAMEILLRGVSNIHHAEDLATKQAHFLKTGTPLRIKAGFDPTAPDLHLGHFVLLKKLREFQDLGHQVLFLIGDFTAMIGDPTGRSELRKPLTREQILENSKTYTNQVFRVLDPARTEVLYNSSWMSEIGVEGMIRLAAKETVARFLERDDFSQRMTKGLPIFLHELLYPLIQGYDSVAMRADVELGGTDQLFNLLVGRDLMRNHEMSPQVVMTMPLLVGLDGERKMSKSLKNAIGLLDGPDEMFGKVMSIPDALMADWLTLLTDLPLSLLSGHPRDAKMALASAIVGRFHGRETADLSRENFIRTFSRRETPLEMPEFFLEEPFPLKLSTIMVKVGAAPSESKAKQLIQQKSVDIDGTTVVDPFHVMQSAGFQMRVGKRFHCRVLKS
- a CDS encoding efflux RND transporter periplasmic adaptor subunit, whose protein sequence is MTPILTARKRSILTFPGPIVFLMVLILFFPGNETVYALEAGEVSLPEDTISKLSIESHLYHQELGKKSLSVYGVAQVADDRVSDVTVPVLGLGAQVAGHVHGVYADFGDFVRKGQPLVRIYSPDYIDAQAAYLGAIALLKASPGDSASLAVVASATERLRNMGVSAHEIQALKRSGHPHREQVIHSQINGVVLVKNVVKGQTITAGQRLFEIGNIDVIRINGHVPQEMVHRIHLGDPLKVFLPDGEKNVSGHVVYISPVEDPVTRTVLVRGLFPNRPLRIRPGMFVTMKIGLSGSTPRFWLPRRAVYLVSGRSVVFTENTPGHFHMVPVKRGNAWAGRVPVSGPFPPSPMIVDQNGYWVKAQFERMKKSGN
- a CDS encoding efflux RND transporter permease subunit, whose product is MSRRYFSWVLENRFLIFAMALFILGAGILSIRQLTVDALPDVAPVSVTILTEVPGMAPVEVERQVTNTIEMVMNGIPGVVRIRSKTLFGLSQVTVLFRPDVDIYRARSQMMERLSETRGSLPSGVSPTLGAVSTPTGIIYRYTLEGQGKDLMQLRTLQDWVVKRQLLTVHGVAGVLSYGGYVKGYFVNIDPHKLLAHHLTFSQVLPVFSANNENVGGGFVNTGGETYLVRGVGRLIGRKDLERLVVSYDNGIPVRISDIAQVEISPEVRRGAALLDGREVVKGSVIMLRGENALKTLDRINKKVEEINSHLLPPGVKIVPFSQAAPLITSAIRTVVHSLLEGSVLVLLVLVLFLGRPGASLVVALTLPMSILMTFLVMSRIHLTADLMSLGGIVIGIGMMVDGSIVMVENMEHLFPQGGEGIPPWEIRDAALEVFRPILFAIAIIAAVFLPILYLPGIPGKMFSPMAKAILICLGASLFLTMTLVPPLMTFVRGRQDGLLARLGEWIFQRVKRGYGKILAVSLRYRWWVLATGALTILLGGVALSRIGTEFIPVLDEGSLLIIADLWPSASMDETANASRVIDTILHRYPEVELDQARIGRAQSGTDTDVPSHAEIYVKLKDRSLWPAKMTKEKLVSQVEKSLSQALPSVSFDISQPIEERIDEMVSGVKAQVAIRIYGDDLDALATYGNRISQGISGVRGVHDVTVQRIMGQPNIIIRVKRRALFRSGLSVSDILGIVQQGIGPDGVVTQVLKGVRRINVHIRLQKPFRDSMESIRSIPVLTPTGLVLTLGSVATVTREIGPSRVFHEGGNRLLMVQFNIRGRSTSHVVQEIRNLIRLHMAPPLGMRISYAGEFQNTQITMDRLKILVPLTLMIVFMLLYWNFRSLSYSFLILLNIPFSLSGGVLALLLSHEYLSIPASIGFIALFGVAVQNGVLLLSFAKDAREKGEGVYEAIVEAGNRRVRPVLMTALVGGLGILPLLLSHETGANIQRPLAAVVMGGLVSSTAMTLLVLPAIFSIVFAPREKFEKTGHV